A stretch of the Cheilinus undulatus linkage group 11, ASM1832078v1, whole genome shotgun sequence genome encodes the following:
- the zgc:154075 gene encoding uncharacterized protein zgc:154075 isoform X1, producing MTPPTHVIVVGAGNRGDIYSQYACVHPDRMKVVGVADPRRFARTKLQQQHKIEDENVFTDWKSIVEREKFADAVLICTPDCLHKEPAVAFAKKGYHILLEKPMATSVEDCTAIVEACTQGGVMLSVAHVLRYDPLIHMIKELIDAGAIGDVIHIQHFEPVGFYHFAHSFVRGNWRNEAESSFALLAKSCHDIDLIHHWAGARRCVKVSSFGSLSHFRKEDKPANAADRCMNCPIEQDCPYSACKIYLDRVKQGHTSWPVSVICQSSLPDIETVTEALKNGPYGRCVYECDNDVCSNQVVNMEFEGGLTAAFSMVAFTEEICQRQTNIYGSKGELSYDGHAVHVFDFLTQRSKKHTAYSNAPKQFAMSGHGEADYHLIDAFISAVANNDPSLICSGPEETLMSHLLVFEAERSRLESRVVYCGIQS from the exons ATGACTCCCCCTACCCATGTAATCGTGGTTGGAGCTGGAAATCGAGGGGACATTTACTCTCAGTATGCATGTGTCCACCCTGATCGCATGAAG gtTGTGGGTGTTGCTGATCCGAGAAGATTTGCCCGCACTAAACTTCAACAACAGCACAAAATTGAAGATGAAAACGTATTTACCG ACTGGAAAAGTATAGTTGAGAGAGAGAAGTTTGCAGATGCAGTGTTGATTTGTACTCCAGACTGCCTTCACAAG GAACCTGCTGTGGCCTTTGCCAAGAAAGGCTACCATATTCTGCTGGAGAAACCAATGGCT acaaGTGTTGAAGACTGCACAGCGATTGTGGAGGCATGCACACAGGGCGGTGTGATGCTCTCAGTGGCTCATGTTCTGCGTTATGATCCTTTAATCCACATGATAAAG GAGCTGATAGATGCCGGTGCTATAGGTGATGTAATCCACATTCAGCACTTTGAGccg GTTGGGTTCTATCACTTTGCACACTCATTTGTCCGGGGTAATTGGAGGAATGAAGCAGAGAGCTCTTTTGCTCTTTTGGCAAAGTCATGCCATGACATTGACCTGATACATCACTGGGCAGGGGCACGCAG ATGTGTGAAGGTATCATCATTTGGATCTCTCAGCCACTTCAGGAAAGAAGACAAG CCAGCTAATGCTGCCGATCGCTGCATGAACTGTCCAATAGAGCAAGACTGTCCGTACTCAGCATGCAAAATCTATCTGGATAGAGTGAAACAG GGTCACACTAGCTGGCCTGTATCAGTCATATGCCAAAGCTCATTACCAGACATTGAGACAGTGACTGAGGCTCTGAAGAATGGACCATATGGGCGCTGTGTGTACGAGTGTGACAACGATGTATGCAGTAACCAG GTTGTTAATATGGAATTTGAAGGGGGTCTGACAGCAGCCTTTTCAATGGTGGCATTCACTGAGGAGATATGCCAACGGCAAACAAACATCTATGGCAGCAAG GGGGAGCTGTCTTATGATGGCCATGCGGTACATGTGTTTGACTTTCTGACCCAGAGATCCAAAAAGCACACAGCATACAGTAATGCCCCCAAACAGTTTGCCATGAGCGGACACGGCGAAGCAGACTACCACCTTATAGATGcctttatttctgctgtggCG AACAATGATCCATCGCTGATCTGCTCGGGTCCAGAGGAAACACTGATGAGCCATTTACTGGTGTTTGAAGCAGAGCGTTCACGACTGGAGAGCAGAGTGGTGTACTGTGGGATCCAGAGCTAA
- the zgc:154075 gene encoding uncharacterized protein zgc:154075 isoform X2: MTPPTHVIVVGAGNRGDIYSQYACVHPDRMKVVGVADPRRFARTKLQQQHKIEDENVFTDWKSIVEREKFADAVLICTPDCLHKEPAVAFAKKGYHILLEKPMATSVEDCTAIVEACTQGGVMLSVAHVLRYDPLIHMIKELIDAGAIGDVIHIQHFEPVGFYHFAHSFVRGNWRNEAESSFALLAKSCHDIDLIHHWAGARRCVKVSSFGSLSHFRKEDKPANAADRCMNCPIEQDCPYSACKIYLDRVKQGHTSWPVSVICQSSLPDIETVTEALKNGPYGRCVYECDNDVCSNQGELSYDGHAVHVFDFLTQRSKKHTAYSNAPKQFAMSGHGEADYHLIDAFISAVANNDPSLICSGPEETLMSHLLVFEAERSRLESRVVYCGIQS; the protein is encoded by the exons ATGACTCCCCCTACCCATGTAATCGTGGTTGGAGCTGGAAATCGAGGGGACATTTACTCTCAGTATGCATGTGTCCACCCTGATCGCATGAAG gtTGTGGGTGTTGCTGATCCGAGAAGATTTGCCCGCACTAAACTTCAACAACAGCACAAAATTGAAGATGAAAACGTATTTACCG ACTGGAAAAGTATAGTTGAGAGAGAGAAGTTTGCAGATGCAGTGTTGATTTGTACTCCAGACTGCCTTCACAAG GAACCTGCTGTGGCCTTTGCCAAGAAAGGCTACCATATTCTGCTGGAGAAACCAATGGCT acaaGTGTTGAAGACTGCACAGCGATTGTGGAGGCATGCACACAGGGCGGTGTGATGCTCTCAGTGGCTCATGTTCTGCGTTATGATCCTTTAATCCACATGATAAAG GAGCTGATAGATGCCGGTGCTATAGGTGATGTAATCCACATTCAGCACTTTGAGccg GTTGGGTTCTATCACTTTGCACACTCATTTGTCCGGGGTAATTGGAGGAATGAAGCAGAGAGCTCTTTTGCTCTTTTGGCAAAGTCATGCCATGACATTGACCTGATACATCACTGGGCAGGGGCACGCAG ATGTGTGAAGGTATCATCATTTGGATCTCTCAGCCACTTCAGGAAAGAAGACAAG CCAGCTAATGCTGCCGATCGCTGCATGAACTGTCCAATAGAGCAAGACTGTCCGTACTCAGCATGCAAAATCTATCTGGATAGAGTGAAACAG GGTCACACTAGCTGGCCTGTATCAGTCATATGCCAAAGCTCATTACCAGACATTGAGACAGTGACTGAGGCTCTGAAGAATGGACCATATGGGCGCTGTGTGTACGAGTGTGACAACGATGTATGCAGTAACCAG GGGGAGCTGTCTTATGATGGCCATGCGGTACATGTGTTTGACTTTCTGACCCAGAGATCCAAAAAGCACACAGCATACAGTAATGCCCCCAAACAGTTTGCCATGAGCGGACACGGCGAAGCAGACTACCACCTTATAGATGcctttatttctgctgtggCG AACAATGATCCATCGCTGATCTGCTCGGGTCCAGAGGAAACACTGATGAGCCATTTACTGGTGTTTGAAGCAGAGCGTTCACGACTGGAGAGCAGAGTGGTGTACTGTGGGATCCAGAGCTAA
- the zgc:154075 gene encoding uncharacterized oxidoreductase YjhC isoform X3, giving the protein MTPPTHVIVVGAGNRGDIYSQYACVHPDRMKVVGVADPRRFARTKLQQQHKIEDENVFTDWKSIVEREKFADAVLICTPDCLHKEPAVAFAKKGYHILLEKPMATSVEDCTAIVEACTQGGVMLSVAHVLRYDPLIHMIKELIDAGAIGDVIHIQHFEPVGFYHFAHSFVRGNWRNEAESSFALLAKSCHDIDLIHHWAGARRCVKVSSFGSLSHFRKEDKPANAADRCMNCPIEQDCPYSACKIYLDRVKQGHTSWPVSVICQSSLPDIETVTEALKNGPYGRCVYECDNDVCSNQMVLRLTARRCLLKRNDCKLELSKKMVLTYGVLHNICEEHGDNFIEELPGTHVHDQPAVQPFT; this is encoded by the exons ATGACTCCCCCTACCCATGTAATCGTGGTTGGAGCTGGAAATCGAGGGGACATTTACTCTCAGTATGCATGTGTCCACCCTGATCGCATGAAG gtTGTGGGTGTTGCTGATCCGAGAAGATTTGCCCGCACTAAACTTCAACAACAGCACAAAATTGAAGATGAAAACGTATTTACCG ACTGGAAAAGTATAGTTGAGAGAGAGAAGTTTGCAGATGCAGTGTTGATTTGTACTCCAGACTGCCTTCACAAG GAACCTGCTGTGGCCTTTGCCAAGAAAGGCTACCATATTCTGCTGGAGAAACCAATGGCT acaaGTGTTGAAGACTGCACAGCGATTGTGGAGGCATGCACACAGGGCGGTGTGATGCTCTCAGTGGCTCATGTTCTGCGTTATGATCCTTTAATCCACATGATAAAG GAGCTGATAGATGCCGGTGCTATAGGTGATGTAATCCACATTCAGCACTTTGAGccg GTTGGGTTCTATCACTTTGCACACTCATTTGTCCGGGGTAATTGGAGGAATGAAGCAGAGAGCTCTTTTGCTCTTTTGGCAAAGTCATGCCATGACATTGACCTGATACATCACTGGGCAGGGGCACGCAG ATGTGTGAAGGTATCATCATTTGGATCTCTCAGCCACTTCAGGAAAGAAGACAAG CCAGCTAATGCTGCCGATCGCTGCATGAACTGTCCAATAGAGCAAGACTGTCCGTACTCAGCATGCAAAATCTATCTGGATAGAGTGAAACAG GGTCACACTAGCTGGCCTGTATCAGTCATATGCCAAAGCTCATTACCAGACATTGAGACAGTGACTGAGGCTCTGAAGAATGGACCATATGGGCGCTGTGTGTACGAGTGTGACAACGATGTATGCAGTAACCAG ATGGTCTTAAGGCTGACTGCGAGGAGGTGCCTCCTAAAAAGAAATGACTGCAAGCTGGAGCTGAGCAAGAAAATGGTGCTGACCTACGGTGTACTCCATAATATTTGTGAAGAACATGGGGATAACTTCATTGAGGAGCTCCCAGGCACACATGTACACGATCAGCCAGCTGTCCAACCATTTACCTGA